A DNA window from Comamonas fluminis contains the following coding sequences:
- a CDS encoding HD-GYP domain-containing protein, with translation MNRFVAIDIGQLRIGMYVHLEMGWLSHPFPVNSFKITTQEQLQTLQALKLSHIQYDPRRSDVSLPPVDGEAEAEQVADAPRLSAHAQEMEHWSANIEVLRSGFHAAQASFDAVQALAQTQPQLARSRSDAAIDNYVTHLAAERDLSLHLLFDESGGSASAHGVNTAMLALLLGKTLGFDAGALHDLGVAALLHDLGKQRLNIFPSSCALNELVPGRAQPPQPYASHVGESVALAQAMGYAPAVTTAIAQHHECADGSGFPLGLLASDMDRSGQILALVNHYERLCNPPARGMVALTPHEALASLYGPYRQRFSPELLSAFVQTLGVYPPGSWVELTDGRQGLIVSVNMEKVLKPTVMAYGAAAGQSGQQLVELHQQSELGVRRGLNKDQVLPKVLATLQPYKHLCYFFDSSAVAGAEKVSS, from the coding sequence GTGAATCGTTTCGTCGCTATTGATATCGGACAGCTGCGTATCGGCATGTATGTTCATCTGGAGATGGGCTGGCTCAGCCATCCATTTCCGGTCAATAGTTTCAAGATCACAACGCAGGAGCAGTTGCAGACACTGCAGGCCCTGAAGCTGAGCCACATTCAATACGACCCCAGACGCAGCGATGTTTCATTGCCGCCAGTCGATGGCGAGGCTGAGGCCGAGCAAGTTGCAGATGCACCCCGCCTTTCGGCCCATGCGCAGGAGATGGAGCATTGGTCGGCCAATATAGAGGTACTGCGCTCTGGCTTTCATGCAGCGCAGGCCAGTTTTGATGCCGTTCAGGCACTGGCGCAGACCCAGCCACAGCTGGCACGCTCGCGCAGCGATGCCGCAATTGATAACTATGTGACCCATCTGGCCGCGGAGCGCGACCTCAGCCTGCATCTGCTGTTCGATGAAAGTGGCGGCTCTGCCAGCGCACATGGCGTGAACACTGCAATGCTGGCCCTGCTGCTGGGCAAGACATTGGGCTTTGATGCAGGTGCCCTGCATGACCTGGGCGTTGCGGCGCTGCTGCATGATCTGGGCAAGCAACGACTGAATATTTTCCCCTCCAGCTGTGCGCTCAACGAGCTTGTGCCGGGCCGGGCGCAGCCCCCTCAGCCCTATGCCAGCCATGTTGGTGAAAGTGTTGCGCTGGCGCAGGCCATGGGTTATGCGCCTGCCGTCACAACGGCTATTGCCCAGCACCATGAATGCGCTGATGGCAGTGGTTTCCCGCTGGGCCTGCTGGCTTCGGATATGGACAGAAGCGGGCAGATTCTTGCGCTGGTCAACCACTACGAGCGGCTGTGCAATCCACCGGCTCGCGGCATGGTTGCGCTCACCCCCCATGAGGCATTGGCCAGTCTGTATGGTCCGTACCGACAGAGGTTTTCGCCAGAGCTGCTCAGCGCCTTTGTTCAGACCCTGGGGGTCTATCCGCCGGGTTCCTGGGTGGAACTTACGGACGGCAGGCAGGGCTTGATCGTCAGCGTGAATATGGAAAAAGTGCTCAAGCCCACTGTCATGGCTTATGGCGCAGCCGCCGGGCAAAGCGGGCAGCAACTGGTGGAGCTGCATCAGCAGTCTGAACTGGGCGTGCGGCGCGGCTTGAATAAAGACCAGGTTTTGCCAAAAGTGCTTGCTACCCTACAGCCCTATAAGCATTTGTGCTATTTTTTTGATAGTTCAGCAGTGGCTGGTGCAGAGAAGGTTTCATCGTGA
- a CDS encoding sulfite exporter TauE/SafE family protein, which produces MLFSLVWTALIMGLVGGPHCLVMCAAPCSAVTGSHALAPGQRPVVMHGLRKRQWLRASLFHLGRIAGYAALGAVAAVAMESLSWLTSQTTALQKLWTLMHVAVMAWGLAMVVQARQPVWLERAGRAAWARVQPWVSAPGGSMAAGFAWALMPCGLLYSAVLVAALSGGAWQGGLSMAAFALGGGAWLVGGPWLWKLSQSRINHFRAEWGTRIAGVMLIAVAAWALWMDLVYKPSLWCR; this is translated from the coding sequence ATGTTGTTTTCGCTGGTCTGGACTGCTTTGATCATGGGGCTCGTGGGTGGGCCCCATTGTCTTGTAATGTGCGCTGCGCCCTGCAGTGCAGTCACTGGCAGTCACGCTCTGGCGCCGGGCCAGCGGCCTGTGGTGATGCACGGGTTGCGCAAGCGCCAGTGGCTGCGTGCCAGCCTGTTTCACCTGGGGCGAATCGCTGGCTACGCGGCGCTGGGCGCGGTGGCTGCGGTGGCCATGGAAAGCCTGTCCTGGCTCACCAGCCAGACGACGGCGCTGCAAAAGCTCTGGACACTGATGCATGTGGCTGTCATGGCCTGGGGTCTGGCCATGGTGGTTCAAGCCCGTCAGCCCGTGTGGCTGGAGCGCGCAGGTCGTGCAGCCTGGGCCAGGGTTCAGCCTTGGGTTAGTGCGCCCGGCGGCAGTATGGCGGCGGGCTTTGCCTGGGCGCTGATGCCTTGCGGTTTGCTGTATTCGGCGGTGCTGGTGGCCGCTCTCAGCGGTGGGGCATGGCAGGGTGGCTTGTCCATGGCCGCCTTTGCGCTGGGCGGCGGTGCCTGGTTGGTGGGTGGCCCATGGCTGTGGAAGCTGAGCCAGAGCCGCATCAACCATTTCCGTGCCGAGTGGGGCACGCGCATTGCGGGCGTGATGCTGATAGCGGTGGCAGCCTGGGCGCTCTGGATGGATCTGGTCTACAAACCCAGCCTGTGGTGCAGATAA